Proteins encoded by one window of Pseudanabaenaceae cyanobacterium SKYG29:
- a CDS encoding GIY-YIG nuclease family protein, with the protein MRVFLLPSVPQPHYLPPRSGLYYITAAWLIFYVGKSQNLRQRWRTHHRRREFHSLAPFGRIHYRLLPPHQLTIWEQREIKRLCPPWNYRPNLTDWEKTRLQITIGLRMASFVSLVGVAFLSVITVPLR; encoded by the coding sequence ATGCGTGTCTTTTTGCTACCCTCTGTACCCCAACCCCACTACTTGCCCCCCCGATCGGGACTTTACTACATTACCGCCGCCTGGTTGATATTCTACGTAGGCAAATCCCAAAACTTACGCCAGCGGTGGCGCACCCATCATCGTCGCCGGGAATTTCACAGCCTAGCCCCCTTTGGCAGAATTCACTATCGCCTCCTGCCCCCCCACCAACTGACTATCTGGGAACAAAGAGAAATCAAGCGACTGTGCCCACCCTGGAACTATCGACCTAACCTAACCGACTGGGAAAAAACCAGGCTCCAGATAACGATCGGACTGCGGATGGCCAGTTTTGTTAGTTTAGTAGGCGTAGCCTTCTTGAGTGTAATTACCGTGCCGTTGCGCTAA
- a CDS encoding ABC transporter permease: MANLRRSFLFVLGVVTLAILYLLVIFADFFAPYGYNETDPNASLLPPTPIYWLTVDKQSGFYVYPTQQGAVDIETGERKLIIDRDNPTPIQFFTKGKLFTTTGAGKVHLLGTDEQGRDQLSRLLYGGRISLFIGVIATGISFTIGTLVGTISGYFGGWVDQLLMRLAEVLMSIPKIYLLVGLAAILPPQLSSTQRFLLVVCVLSSVGWAGLARLIRGKVLSLRERPYVLATQVMGASTLRTIVYHLVPQLSTDLLILATLEIPGLIEAESVLSLIGLGIQPPDPSWGNMLSIATNPSVIVLQPWLIWSPVALIIITTLAFNVVGDTLRDIFDSKPLSS; encoded by the coding sequence ATGGCAAACCTGAGGCGTAGTTTCCTGTTTGTCCTGGGGGTAGTCACCCTTGCTATCCTTTACCTTCTAGTCATTTTTGCTGACTTTTTTGCCCCCTACGGCTACAACGAAACCGACCCCAATGCTTCCCTCCTTCCCCCTACCCCCATCTACTGGCTCACGGTAGATAAGCAATCTGGCTTTTATGTCTATCCCACCCAGCAGGGAGCAGTTGACATTGAAACAGGGGAGCGGAAGCTAATCATAGACAGAGATAATCCCACACCTATCCAATTTTTTACCAAGGGCAAGTTATTCACAACTACGGGGGCAGGGAAAGTCCACCTTTTAGGCACAGACGAACAGGGCAGAGACCAACTCAGTCGCTTACTTTACGGAGGCAGAATCAGTCTATTTATAGGCGTAATTGCCACCGGCATTTCCTTCACCATCGGAACACTGGTAGGCACAATTTCTGGCTACTTCGGCGGTTGGGTTGATCAACTCCTTATGCGTTTGGCAGAAGTCCTCATGTCCATCCCTAAAATCTACCTTTTGGTAGGTTTAGCTGCTATTCTTCCCCCCCAACTCTCCAGTACCCAACGCTTTTTGCTAGTAGTCTGTGTTTTATCCAGCGTCGGCTGGGCAGGTCTAGCCCGTTTGATTAGAGGCAAAGTCCTCTCCCTCCGAGAACGTCCCTACGTCCTAGCAACCCAAGTCATGGGGGCAAGTACCCTGCGCACGATCGTTTACCACCTCGTTCCCCAACTCAGCACTGACCTGCTTATTCTGGCAACCTTGGAAATCCCTGGCTTGATTGAAGCGGAATCAGTTTTGAGTTTAATTGGCTTGGGTATCCAACCACCTGACCCTTCATGGGGTAATATGTTATCTATTGCCACTAACCCCTCAGTGATTGTGCTCCAGCCCTGGTTAATTTGGTCACCAGTAGCCCTAATCATTATCACCACCCTGGCTTTTAATGTGGTGGGAGACACACTTAGGGATATATTTGATAGTAAACCCCTGTCTAGCTGA
- a CDS encoding SPFH domain-containing protein, whose translation MRSAQEVNQNLIIALGFVAALLFLLFSAGPLVVVGAGYRGVVMNFGKVQDTILDEGLHFRIPIMTEIKQMSVRVQKTDILAQVGSRDLQDVKLDVAVNWHIDPLKVNKVYQNIGDETQVVNRILIPAVGEVVKAAAAKKNAEEILTKRPELKAEIDDNLDERLANYGIILDSVSLLDVDFSPEFSNAIEQKQIAEQEAQRAAYIAQKAQREAEAEVNRARGKAEAQRLLQMTLTPEVLQNKALEAWDGRLPMVYGGQPLPFINIDLLGLKQPPTNPTPTTANGKPEA comes from the coding sequence ATGCGTAGCGCTCAAGAAGTCAATCAGAACCTGATCATTGCGTTGGGATTCGTGGCTGCCCTTCTATTTCTCCTCTTTTCAGCTGGTCCTTTGGTCGTAGTAGGGGCAGGTTATCGCGGCGTGGTGATGAATTTTGGCAAAGTGCAAGACACCATTTTGGATGAGGGATTGCATTTTCGGATTCCGATTATGACAGAAATTAAACAGATGAGTGTGCGCGTACAAAAAACTGACATCCTAGCCCAGGTAGGGTCACGGGATTTACAGGATGTCAAACTGGATGTGGCAGTGAACTGGCATATTGACCCCCTGAAAGTCAACAAAGTCTATCAAAACATTGGTGATGAAACCCAGGTAGTTAATCGCATTCTTATTCCGGCAGTGGGGGAAGTAGTTAAAGCGGCAGCAGCTAAGAAAAATGCGGAAGAAATCCTCACCAAACGACCAGAACTCAAGGCAGAAATTGACGACAATCTGGATGAAAGATTAGCTAACTACGGCATCATTTTAGACAGTGTTTCCCTCCTAGACGTGGATTTTTCACCAGAATTTTCCAACGCCATTGAGCAAAAACAAATTGCCGAACAGGAAGCCCAACGAGCTGCCTACATCGCCCAGAAAGCTCAAAGGGAAGCAGAAGCCGAAGTCAATCGCGCCAGGGGTAAAGCAGAAGCCCAAAGATTGCTGCAAATGACTCTTACCCCCGAAGTCCTGCAAAACAAGGCCCTAGAAGCCTGGGACGGTAGACTACCGATGGTCTATGGTGGACAACCCCTGCCCTTTATCAATATTGACCTACTAGGACTAAAGCAACCCCCCACTAACCCCACCCCCACCACTGCAAATGGCAAACCTGAGGCGTAG